Below is a genomic region from Ziziphus jujuba cultivar Dongzao chromosome 7, ASM3175591v1.
TTGGCGTATGATTGTCTAATCCTATTCCAACCGTGTGTGTGAACGTGGTCCTTTTCTCTTCATTATTTATTCAAATGGAAGGGctagcctctttttttttttttatataatttttttttttggttatttttaaaagtattttacttatttttggtaaataaagaaGGGCTAGCCCTGTGTCTCACAAAAAAGAGTTGACGTAATGTGGAATCATgggcataaataaatattgccAACTTGATCTGAAAGATTTCGGATCTACAGGAAAaggataatttatttaaaaaataaataaaacttaaattatatatatgattgttaTATTTCCAAAGTTCCGCCAAACAAGCAGATGCCTacattaaagttttaaattattgaatCTATCACTGATAATGCCaacaattttattaatgaaaacTCTGACGAAGAgagttatgatttttagatttgTCATTTACGATATGATGCACAGCAGCCTATCATAAATACAGTTTTGCCCCTTGCATATTGCGTCTTTCCGTCACAGGTTTAATTTGGTGCAACTCGTCTATTGTAAAACCTTGAAAGTAGAATGGTCCCAAATTTTCCATTTGCAAATAGTAGCATTTTTGTCTGAttaaatattctttaatttcaatattgTGACTTAAATGTTCATATGTAACCTAGCTAGTCTGCAGATTTGAGCCCCATTCTTTCAGGTTGCTCGGAATCAAGAACTCAACTTTAAATTTTCACATAAAACTAAAGGAAAATGCtaaatatcttaaatatttttgaatttccaaATCAATCCAAAATGACATAACAAAGTGCTATAGATTTGAGGGGCAAGTTGTGGCTCATTGGAAATTATTTGGAAGCTCAATAATTTGGGATATCAAACTTCTTCTAAAAATTAACCTTTATAATTGGATTAattgtgccaaaaaaaaataaaaataaaaataaaaaaccctttATAATTAGAAGGATGTAATTAGTTGGCATGATGTAATACTTGTTTCAAATCTGATTTGAAGTATTATATAAAATAGTGGCTTTTGCCACTAGGCTTTTCTCACATAGACCACTTTGATAAATATggctttttgtatattttatagatGATCCGATCCACAAGGACCATAATTGGGAATTGTTTGATCATCTTCTTCTAAAAAGAGGCGAAACATAATCAACTTGAATTTGGGAtggttattcaaaattttagtgAAAGATTGTATTTGTTATCTCATGTttgttttttatgaaaaaataccaAGATCTCTTCTTTAGTTGGGGGAAGAATTGATTGGAATTTTTTGAAGAACATATCGAGAGAGAATTAAATTTGGCTAAATAATGTGCGGTTGGTACACAATGATCGATTTTTTAGCAAGGTACGAAATatattgtcaaatatttaatatcatTCCATAATATAAAGCACGTTCAATAGCTATATGAATTGCCAAATTTTGtataacacataaaatatatacacatttattccaaaaaacaaaaaaatctctcCAATGACTTTAGTTGATGTGGGAAAATTGTCTATTTTAGACGTGTTATTATACAAtgtgattttgaaaaacaatattcataaagaatataataatttttttaaaaggaaaagaataaataGATAGATATTACTaaccattattattttattacaaaaataaatatacatattattaattaattgaaatttaaataaaactattgaagattgatattaatattattactaCTAAATGCCTCATGccagataaataaatttacggTCTTTTCAACATCTATGCCACATAGATTGAGATTTATAAAATCATTGACAATGCTCTTTTTATGATCATTAACCCTAAAGAAGCATCAATTCCATGCACATGAACAATTACAACTAATAcggagccccaaaaaaaaaaaaataaataaataaaaaggagctTACAACTAATAAACAAAGtattctacccaaaaaaaaaaaagaaaacaaacaaacaaactaatAGATAAGGTATTTGGAATTATTGCAACTAGTTATCACTTATATCATAATTGTTTCTAGACTACAAATTAGTAAAATGGAGTTGTTATACATGTATTTCTTTTGTAAAAGGAAAATTGAATGATCAGGCCCACATATCACTTTCAAATCTTTGCGCCGTTGCAGTATCACATATTTCCAAAAGGGTTATGGAATTGAAGATATGTTAAAAAAGATGATGCCATGAGCCATTGGGAACTTAagttacgtttttttttttttttttttattctcttttcaaattttttttttttttgggttagttATGTATATGGTTTGTTTTCTATGTTAGTTACATAGAACAAGACAAATTATACAATGCATTTGGCCTCCTCGCATCAAATCACTCTTTTTGTTACTATGAATATATAACATACATGTATGCTCAGTTAATTTTCACAAGTGGGATttgttttagtttattattaattttaaataataaattagattGTTTCTTACCAAAAGCATTCCAAATTTGTATGacgtaaaatatttttcaatatcgccaagaacattttcaataataaatataaattactatttataggatataaaaattgatattatataaatttatatgatatataaatatatagtcaattttttaaaattgttattcaaCAGCAATAAGTATAACAACTGTTTATGGctattaatcaattaaacattttattattttttaaaaaaaattgaacttttaaagaaaaatttatttttaaggaaatttaagaatttttaacagatttttttaaaatagagaatTATTTCaatagttaatttattttttttttacacatcaATTTGATAAAGTGTTTAGATAGATccattaaaaagtttttttaatgatccattaaaaagtttttttaatgatccattaaaaagtttttttaatgattttttttttccgttgtGGTAAAAACAATTTAGTAATAGATAAAACTATCGAAATACTCTCATAccctctccaaaaaaaaaaaaatacatatatattttaatttcttacggtggaattatatgtaaatataatttcttttataaatttaaattcattcattcttctatatatatatatatatatatatagtatacatGTCTACGTTATTTATATAGGTACTGGGAAAGTATAAGGCAATTGATCTTCCACGATCTCTggactaattttttatttggatttttatcaACGGCTTAATCTTCACGGTCAAACCAATTCTCGGAAAACGACAATGGAAGGTCTTCACTGCCAATTGGTGTCacaaccatttttttattttaaaaacaagcAGTTTACTAAGGATGATTAAATAATTGAACtacattatttataaaaactaagcatcagaaaaatatatttatatatatatatatatatatatataaatattattagcaCAATAATTTGAATGTCCGGACCAAACTCCTAGAGCATCTCCAATCCTGTGCCATATTGGCGCAAAAGGTACGAATTTAGTGAAAATTTACTCCAACCCTGCATCATTTGTTGCACCAATTGGGTGGAAATGAATAATATTACATCAAATTTGATGCATTATTGTTCACACACCAAATTCTgttcatctcttttttttttttttaaattttaaattctacaaAACAACCCCTAATATTATATcagttttacaatttttatctcaaatgtatgttttcaataaaatcaattgttttttggaaccaaaaaataaaaattttgctttagaaaaaaataaatatgaaaaaaaaatatatatggggCAATTGAggaaatagattaaaaaaattaagaattaaaacaaataatatataaaatagataaaaaatatatatatatatatatattcttttttgatGTTATAAATTgtgtaataaattgaaaagaaattattatttgatatgatTTTTGCAGCGTTTTGATAAAATGGGTCGGAGATGTTCTTATCACATACATTGCACAATATAACTCTTATATGTTGCTATttggtcttttatttatttatttatttttactcttATTTTCAACTTAGGGCCGGGAGAATTTTGCGGGGGAACCTGGAAAGGGGAGAAGAAAAATAGGGTACTACAGGTTGTAACTTGTGgtcaaagttgaattatttcaaaaaataagaataataataataataataataaattaaaacgaTGCCATAATTAAAACGTGCAAGAACTCCACTAAACAATCCCACTACAAAGAACTAAATTTGGTAGATAACTTCAAGTTAacgattttgtttttctttttaacttttctgTTTATACACAGGAATATCTCTATTCTCAAGATCATAGGCAATCGCAATTCATATGTCCCACCCTTATtggaataatataaataaataaacatatatgtaCGTAATATGTTGGCTTGATTATTGGAACCGGATCAATCGTAAAGTTATTATCAATTACTATAAATTGAAGGAGGAAGAATTTTTTTAGTCCACCACAAATTTTTAAGAGTTGATGGTATTCATGTGCaatgaatatataattattgcCATCATGCCGGGTGTTagagaaatatatatgattcaattttcatttacttaagttttcaaaaaaatgttaattttatttggtaTCAGAAGATTTTTGAGGTTCCAAGATTAAAACTTAACAATtctaaaaatagaataaaaacagTAAGGATTCGAAttgtggattttttattttttatttttcttttaacatgtGGAGtgaatacataatatatatatatatatatatatatgttctttacTTTTTTGGGTGATAGGAAATGGGGTTCCGGATTTCATTGATCAAGGTCAGGGTAACTAAGAACATAATCTAATTTGATCACGTTTTTAAGATTCATTGAAACTTTCAGATCCGTATCTTTTGATTATCTCATATTATTTTAGTCTCTACGAATGGGGCATTAAGTTAAATTTTGCAGGGCAAACCCATTTTCTTTGTTGTCCTTTTTTTCTGGTTGAGTTTGGTGGTTGATAATAATCCTGGCCAACCAAGCAAATCCAATAGAAAAATGTAGATGGTATATGAAAGTAATTAAATATACTggtttatttaccaaaaataaataaatatactctCTCAgcgaaataataataataataaacatactAGTTTGTCTTTATTGGATGCCCAGATTTCAAGCTGCCCAACCTTAATTTCTGGTCACTGGATGTGTCTGAAGGTAGCATTAAAGGCAGATTTTGCTTTGTTACTGGGTATCCACCGCCAGGTAGTACAAGTCCCCATGAATAATGGGTAccatattttcacttgttattccTTACCAACTGGCCGGTaagcaaaaatttatttttctactatAAGAGTGACATTTATTTTATGGTCAAGTTTCTATATAATATGGTGTTGTTTATCCAAATTCAATATCACTAGAATAGCATGGCCAATTGAGAAATTTGATGATATTATTATCAGTACTAtcaatattatcattattattgtatatGTTGATGTTTAATTCATATTTTGAATGTATTTAACCTATTTGCTGAATAAGACAACAACATATACAATAACAATCTTTatcaaaccaaaaaagaaaaaaaaaatagaaaaaaagaagaagaagaagaagaagaacgcaAACGATAATAATAGTGATAATAAAACTCGTACAAACAGTAATATGTCATTATCAGATCTCTAGATGGTCTCTTCTTTGATACTTCTTctattacttaaaaaataaaaaataaatgaaataaatatatacatatatatatagcctttGAAGTCAAGTTCAGGGCAAGCTTTGATGGGCTATAGACAAAAGgtaatattaattttggttGTGAAGAAGATTTATATAAATTGGAGTTGTACATTTGGCGGAAGATTGTATACTTTGGGTTGCAATCATACGTGATAACTTTTCATACTCACTAATAAATTACAATTCATGTTGGCCCAAACAACAATTACTAATTATAGATTATATATgttatagaaaacaaaaaactaaagatTATAAAATTGTGAATATATGCATATTTTAAAcaacaaaacaattaaaatatttagaaatgaCAATACCTATTTAACAACAATATCAACTGTCATTCTACTGCAACAcgtttgtatatataaatgtatatacagTTCGATATAACTTAAAGAACAATAAATATCGTCACTAATGACATAATACTTTTGAGAACGAGTCGGCTCTCTGTGTTACTTATGGGGACCCAGTACTGTTAAATGCTAAATGCTCTAATGTCATTCGTCCTAAATGATTTGTTCCAAGAGTATTTTACATACTCTCAATAAAAAGCTGGAGGGTATCTTATTTCGTTTCCTTATTCTCCAACATATTTGGAGGCCTTATACAtgcataaagaaaatatattgttttttaacatttgttgTGAACTTGCAATTCATGGTgaccaataaaaatgttatttatcattattggttattattatttatatcatataataagtactaaacatttatttttcatagagAAGTTTaggttttaaataataaaaataaatttaaatacatcCACTTACTAGTTGATACCCAATTACTAAttgatacataaatatatgaattctaCTGCCACAAACAGTGACCGATAACAGtattctaataaaatatatatatatatatatatataagctaatTAAAAGTACAATATTACATGAGTTGAGAACCTTCGAATTCACGTTATAATTGTTCAAAAGCTGCACGAAGACATCTCACAAGGCTCTTTATTAATGAAGCGCAGCATGCTTACATGAGTTGAGAACCTTCGGATTCATGTTATAATTGTTCAAAAGCTGCACGAAGACATCTCACAAGGCTCTTTATTAATGGAGCGCAGCATTCTTGTTCCATCTATATAAACATTGAAAATTAATGaagctggaaaaaaaaaaaaatatatatatatatatatatatacatatatatagagtttgactaattcatcaaaaaaatatatatagagttttaCTAAAGGTAACGAATGGTAACATagctatttttttctcttttaattttctaatggtGTCTGATATGTttacttcaaatatttcttaatgtTGATTAGTATATAATAGGTAGAATTTATTATACATCTCGGTTAGCTGTAAATAAGGGAAAAACAacacaaatatcaaattaaacaaaatttcaaattatattgatgtttaatttttttttctctttgtttcattcaagtttataattatatcaaatgtgtaacaaactttaattAGTAGCAATTAACATTAACAAATTTTTGAGTTaaacaaattatacataattagataaaaataaaataaaaataaaaaaactaaaaaccaaacCATGTTaccaaacaaaatcaaaaagcaaaagaaaaataattaaccatAACCATCTCTAATTCTCGGTTTAACTATATAGAAttactattatatatttataatggtaaatatttaattaaaacattactTTGAGGCacagcatatataaatataaatatatatatatatatattacctgaGCAATAATGGTAATATCCAAACACAAATCCCCGAATGGCATGGCGCTAGTGTTGATGACCTTCAAGTTATACTTGTCCATCTCCGATAGGGCTTTTGCCAAAACTCCTTTTTGTTTCTTGCAATGGAGTTTAAGAAGGACATTGTTTCCGGACACTTTAGCTTCGATTTGTGGCAGCCACTCTTCCTTTGAGTCGCTTGAGGTCTCGTTGGAGCAATCattttcatcttcatcatcaactATGATCTTTGTTTTCTTAACTACGACCACTTGTTCAATATCTTTCTTCGCACTTTGCACCTcaagtttcttttctttttcttgcagCTGTTTTATGTACTTTATAGTCTCTCCAAGAACCGAGGATTTGTCTGTCTATAAATTAGAACCacaaattaattacttaatCTTAGATATAAGGGTTTTTTTTGGAATAGTTCATTTGACAATGATCATTGAtgataatttcaaaattctgaATTCAAAAATGTAATGTTAAAATATCCTcccaaattatcaaaaaatgaaaaaaaaaatctttaatataatgaaaaataataataaaaaccttTTTAAGGCCAGGAACAACGGTGGAAAGAGCTATAAACAACTTGTTGAGATTCTCTCTCCGTTTTCTCTCTGCAAGAACATGGTCTCGCAACTGAGATGCAGGCTTTGTCGTACCGCCACTTATCTTCTTACTCCATTCCCTAAATATGATTTCATCTTCATGGAATTGATTTGCATTTGATGAATTGATATTTGAATAGTTGAAGACAGGAGATGAGGAGCTCAAGTCTCCTGAAAAGCCTGCTATTGCTATGTTCTCTTTGTAATGGAGGTGATGATCAGGGACGTTGTTAAACAAATCTGAATTTCCAAAAGAAAGAATCAACGGTTCGGAATTAGTTTTGTAATCTAATACTGATGAAGTTTGGTCATTATTATTAAGGTTGAGTTGGTTGGTGGGTGGTCTTTGATGAAATTCCATGGATGTGTAGCTTGTGGTagtattatcattattaatgcTCTGAGAAACCAATGGTGGAGTAGAATAAGATGTGTTGCTCTCTGAATTAGAGATTGTTTGGTGAAGATCTTCAACAAATGCAGCAACCATGAGTTCTGTACCCAGTTCATCTTCATCAGGCAAATAAAAGTCGTCCATTTcctgtaataattaataattaagattATGCATTTTCCATCATATAGCTAGCTAACTAGCTAGTTATTATCCTAGCTAAGATGCATGTTATTTATCATTCTTGAATAATCAACAACTTTATCACTCTACAATTGGGAGGCCATAGATTCATAACATTGGAAGAGaatttttgtaaataataaaaataaataaataaaaaaacttaaagtgcatgtattttgcaaaaaaaaacttaaagtacttaaatctatatatatatatatataaaggtttgagatattgaaggaaaattattgtaaataaataattattcttaaATAATCAAGAACTTAATCACCCGTCAtcgaaagaaaattattttaaataaataaaaataaaaataaaaaactttaagtGTATATATTCTTGCAAAAAAAGAACAActtaaagttcaaaaaaaatgTTTGGGATATCGGAAGAAAAATTGTTgtgaatgattaaaaaaaaaaaaaaacttacaaatgtattttagcaaaaaaaaaaattaataataataataaattaaaaaaaaaaaaatatatatatatataggtgataTACATATAGTTGGAATATTTCTAGAAAATGAACTTACCAGTTCTGAAAGCCATGGGACTGAGGAATATGGAATATCCATGAAGATAGGTGATTCTTTCCGGTATAACTTATATATCCCAGAGTCACAAGTTAAAAACTGGAATTAGTtatcaaagaaaaatagaaaatggatCAATAAGACTTCCTAAATGATTAGCTGATATGATcagtgaaattatatatatatatatatatatatatttcccgtATGCAAGGAATATTGTATTAGCTAGGCTGCTTAAATAATTGGTAGgggaagaggggaaaaaaaaaaaaaaaggaaatgaaattagatagaaattaaaaataaaaataaaaaaaataaaaagaagaagaagaagaagtttagACAATTAAGAAGTAATATATATGCCTGAAGCCCTTTCAcatttttgacatttttgtGGGTAAAGAAATGAAGGAGCTCATAAAGTTTTTATGAGAAAGAGGAGGAAATTAGAGCTCGTAAAGTTTTcctaagaaaaaggaaagaaattagAGCTCTCCAGTCAGCAGCACCAACTGAATTGAGGTGCTGGATTGTGTTGGACTAGTATGAGTGAAACGAGGTGAGCAACTTGCTTTATGAAGGCGCAGGCCAGTGGGGGACCAAGGTCACGCACATTTTGAGaactttgtttaaaaaaattatttggtcTGAAAATTAATGAATACCTATTGGGCCACCTAAACTTGTCACTTAGTGTCAAATAAAACACATACAAAATGATGaaatagtttaatatatattaagtgAATTATACAAAAGCACACATAAATAATTAACCAGTTACAAGTAACACTTTATAATattacccaaaagaaaaagaagaagaagaagaagaagagagtaCACCCTAAGTTATGAAAGACAAACAAAGAAGGACAAATCACTAAGTATATTACAAATAATTGTCAAATAATCGTCTCCTGtgtgttttaataatttttttatgtgtcATTCAAATAactattcatattatatattcacttaaaaactaattaaaaatacatagatgatatatatatatataagatagttaattttaaaaagaaataatttttttatatagattatatatatatatatgattttacaatAATGGATTTCCATATGATGCACGAAGGTGAATCGGTATagaaaccacaaaaaaaaaaagaagagggaagagaaaagaaaatcataCACCCATCTACATGTGGATAGGGGTAATATGCGCATTATATGGTGAGCATGTACACTAATTGTAGCAAAAGTGTATAAATAGTGATAcaagatttatatataattgtttttaaatagtGATACAAGATT
It encodes:
- the LOC107424975 gene encoding transcription factor bHLH18-like, giving the protein MDDFYLPDEDELGTELMVAAFVEDLHQTISNSESNTSYSTPPLVSQSINNDNTTTSYTSMEFHQRPPTNQLNLNNNDQTSSVLDYKTNSEPLILSFGNSDLFNNVPDHHLHYKENIAIAGFSGDLSSSSPVFNYSNINSSNANQFHEDEIIFREWSKKISGGTTKPASQLRDHVLAERKRRENLNKLFIALSTVVPGLKKTDKSSVLGETIKYIKQLQEKEKKLEVQSAKKDIEQVVVVKKTKIIVDDEDENDCSNETSSDSKEEWLPQIEAKVSGNNVLLKLHCKKQKGVLAKALSEMDKYNLKVINTSAMPFGDLCLDITIIAQLLNNYNMNPKVLNSCKHAALH